A part of Fusarium graminearum PH-1 chromosome 3, whole genome shotgun sequence genomic DNA contains:
- a CDS encoding acyl-protein thioesterase 1 translates to MSSGRIAPLVFPAASQHTATVIFVHGLGDTGHGWASAVENWRRRQKMDEVKFILPHAPQIPISVNMGMRMPGWFDIKQLGGDVDSLIRNEDTEGIKLSQKYFHNLIQQEIDSGIVPERIVLGGFSQGGAMSLLAGLTCTSKLGGILGLSSWLLLSKTFADMVKPTDANRQTPVMMFHGEEDPIVPCERGKLSAELLKGLGYDVAWKTYPGMGHSAVPEELDEVEAFLRKQLPPKN, encoded by the exons ATGTCTTCAGGAAGAATCGCCCCGCTCGTATTTCCTGCAGCATCGCAGCACACTGCCACAGTCATCTTTGTTCACGGTCTCGGTGACACTGGACATGGCTGGGCAAGCGCTGTTGAGAACTGGCGCCGGCGACAGAAGATGGATGAGGTCAAGTTCATTCTGCCCCATGCACCCCAAATCCCTATCAGCGTG AACATGGGAATGAGAATGCCTGGATGGTTTGATATC AAACAACTTGGAGGTGATGTCGACTCTCTCATCCGCAACGAGGACACCGAGGGCATTAAGCTCAGCCAAAAGTACTTCCACAATCTCATCCAACAAGAGATTGATTCGGGAATCGTCCCTGAGCGCATTGTTCTCGGCGGCTTCTCCCAGGGTGGTGCCATGTCTCTCCTTGCCGGCCTCACCTGCACAAGCAAGCTGGGCGGTATCCTTGGCCTTTCATCTTGGTTGCTCCTATCCAAGACCTTTGCCGACATGGTTAAGCCTACAGATGCCAACCGTCAGACTCCTGTCATGATGTTCCATGGCGAAGAGGACCCTATCGTCCCTTGCGAGCGTGGAAAGTTGAGCGCCGAACTGCTCAAGGGACTTGGCTACGACGTTGCATGGAAGACCTATCC TGGCATGGGACACTCTGCTGTTCctgaggagcttgatgaggtcgaggcATTCTTGAGGAAGCAGCTGCCCCCTAAGAACTAG